One window of the Triticum dicoccoides isolate Atlit2015 ecotype Zavitan chromosome 3B, WEW_v2.0, whole genome shotgun sequence genome contains the following:
- the LOC119280851 gene encoding putative xyloglucan endotransglucosylase/hydrolase protein 1 has product MASSLQPWLLLLILPLLSLVLSPAAPAAVFNDNFVAVGGTDANHLVNQGTSVRLVLDRSSGAGFSSKVAYGSGWIQMRIKIPAGYIAGVVTAFYLTSEPEYGDHDEVDFEFLGNVEGKPVALQTNIFLNGKGEREQKFDLWFDPGADFHDYKILWNPYQLVMFVDDTPIRVLKNLMPGQFLVRPMKIRGSLWDGSDWATDNGKYRVDYNRAPFIAVLQGFDVYGCPATGGAPCGSLSLSWNAIRSLTPAQEAAYKNAKSKYMTYDYCTDKSRPNFHLPGECNNN; this is encoded by the exons ATGGCTTCCAGTTTGCAGCCATGgcttctcctcctcatcctccccctcctctctttggTGCTTAGCCCGGCAGCGCCTGCGGCGGTGTTCAACGACAACTTCGTGGCGGTAGGGGGTACAGATGCTAATCACCTAGTTAATCAGGGGACATCAGTTCGCCTCGTCTTGGATAGGAGCTCCG GGGCTGGATTTAGTTCCAAGGTGGCGTACGGTTCAGGGTGGATCCAAATGAGGATCAAGATACCCGCCGGGTACATTGCAGGGGTTGTAACGGCCTTCTAT CTCACGTCGGAGCCCGAGTACGGTGACCACGACGAGGTGGATTTCGAGTTCTTGGGCAACGTGGAGGGAAAGCCGGTCGCTCTCCAGACCAACATCTTTCTGAACGGCAAAGGCGAGAGGGAGCAGAAGTTCGACCTTTGGTTCGACCCGGGTGCCGATTTCCATGACTACAAGATACTCTGGAACCCCTACCAGCTCGT GATGTTCGTCGACGACACGCCCATACGGGTGCTCAAGAACCTCATGCCCGGCCAGTTCCTGGTGAGGCCGATGAAGATCCGGGGGAGCCTCTGGGACGGCTCCGACTGGGCGACGGACAATGGCAAATACAGGGTCGACTATAACCGTGCGCCGTTCATCGCCGTGTTACAGGGTTTTGACGTCTATGGCTGCCCCGCCACCGGAGGCGCGCCCTGTGGCTCACTGAGCCTGTCGTGGAACGCGATCCGGAGCCTGACCCCCGCGCAGGAGGCGGCGTACAAGAACGCCAAGAGCAAGTACATGACCTACGACTATTGTACCGATAAGTCTAGGCCCAACTTCCATCTACCGGGGGAGTGCAACAATAACTAA
- the LOC119280852 gene encoding xyloglucan endotransglucosylase/hydrolase protein 3-like, producing MVSSLQPWVLLLIFPLLSLVLSPAALAAVFNDNFVAVGGTDSNHLVDQGTAVRLVLDKSSGAGFSSKEAYGSGFFHMRIKTPPGYSAGVVTAFYLTTEPEQGDHDEVDLEFLGNVDGKPVILQTNIFLNGKGDREQRYELWFDAGADFHDYKILWNPYQLVVFVDDTPIRVLKNLAPSQFPVRPFKIRASIWDGSDWATDNGKYRVDYNRAPFITVLQDFDVDGCPATGGAPCGSPSLSWNTIQSLTPAQWEAYKDAKSKHMTYDYCTNKDRAYAQLPGECNNN from the exons ATGGTTTCCAGTTTGCAGCCATGggttctcctcctcatcttccccCTACTCTCTTTGGTGCTTAGCCCGGCAGCACTTGCGGCAGTGTTCAACGATAACTTCGTGGCAGTAGGGGGTACAGATAGTAATCACCTAGTTGATCAGGGGACAGCAGTTCGTCTCGTCTTGGACAAGAGCTCCG GGGCTGGATTTAGTTCCAAGGAGGCATATGGTTCAGGGTTCTTCCACATGAGGATCAAGACACCGCCCGGGTACAGTGCCGGAGTCGTAACGGCCTTCTAT CTCACGACGGAACCCGAGCAAGGTGACCACGACGAGGTGGATTTGGAGTTCCTGGGCAACGTGGACGGCAAGCCGGTCATTCTCCAGACCAACATCTTCCTAAACGGCAAAGGCGACAGGGAGCAGAGGTACGAGCTTTGGTTCGACGCGGGAGCCGATTTCCATGACTACAAGATACTCTGGAACCCCTACCAGCTCGT GGTGTTCGTCGATGACACGCCGATACGGGTGCTGAAGAACCTCGCGCCCAGCCAGTTCCCGGTGAGGCCGTTCAAGATCCGGGCGAGCATCTGGGACGGCTCCGACTGGGCGACGGACAATGGCAAATACAGGGTCGACTATAACCGTGCGCCGTTCATCACCGTGTTGCAGGATTTCGACGTCGATGGCTGCCCCGCCACCGGAGGCGCGCCGTGTGGCTCGCCGAGCCTGTCGTGGAACACGATCCAGAGCCTGACGCCCGCGCAGTGGGAGGCGTACAAGGACGCCAAGAGCAAGCACATGACCTATGACTACTGTACCAATAAGGACAGGGCGTACGCCCAGCTGCCGGGAGAGTGCAACAACAACTAA